The stretch of DNA GTTGTAGCCTTTTCGCCCGTCTTCAGATACGCCGCCCCTACTTTTTACTACTACTTAATCACGGTTCGGCAGCTATCCTTAAACAGGATAACTTAATCTCCCGGCAAGCAGAAAGTTCGAATTATGGCGCACTAATCCGAGTCAGCGGTAGTTTTGGGGCGAGCGAGTGGGATCAGCTGCGACGTAGAGGTGGTGACGGATCACGGTCCTAGTACTTCCTTCTTAACTATCCAACTTGAACATTAggtatttttagctcaaaattgtataagatctTGAGAATCTTGCGCGTGTATGCACTATATTTGTATAGTAGTTTAAAATTTGAGATCCTTAACCATCCTTACATGTACGAGCAGTCAAACACACATGGAGTGAAGTGCCTTGAACCGGTATTGAAAAGCAGACAACTTCACAAGAAGTTTAAGTGCCAGTACTACATCACCATCTCTGCATTGATTTCATCACAAGATCTAATCTAAGCAGTAACCACAGCCATTTGTGCTTGCGCGCCATCCCCTTCACGCCAAATCATCATGACTGATGACTGACCCGAGAGGAAGAGGCCAGGGGAACACGGAGAACACCGATCACGCAGGGAGAACCAATAATCTTCCTTGTCCATTAAGCCGGACCTCGACGTGGCCAGACACCTCTCCCTGTCAGACCAACCGCCCCTTGCCTCTCCAACCACCTACCCGTATCTCATCTCCAACCAGGTCACTCACCACACAGTGCGCACTTGATCTCATCGCACATCAACAAAATCCCTACTACGTATCTGTACACACGCCTCTACTGTGCTGTACGTGCCGCAGCACACGTGTGCGCGGCACATTGTCGCACGCGCGCGGGTGAGGTCGTCACCCACGGCTTCGTGTGTGGGCTCGATCACGCCGCGGCGACGCGCTTCAGCTCCGGCGGCGCCTGCTGGTACGGCGCCCAcgccgcctgcgccggcggcggcggcgccagcgcgaCGGCCCGCCGGGGAGTAGTCCACGCCTCCGACTCCAGCAGCGCTGGCatcggcggggcggccggctcGTCGGCCAGCGGGCGGTCCTCGGAGAGGCGCCACACCTTGACCGATCCGTCCAGGCTGCCGCTGTACACCACgaaccgccgctcgccgtcgtagCAGCatccctcgtcgtcgtcggcggccaCCGCGACGCACTTCACGGGGCCCGTGTGCCCGGCGAGCACGGCGAGGCGGGCGTGCCGGcaccggccgccgtcgccgtcgtcgtcgcgacGCCACACGCAGAGCGTCCGGTCGGCGGACCCGCTCGCGACGACGCGCCCGGACACCGCGAGGCACATCACGGCCATCCGGTGGCCCGCCAGGACGCCGTCGAGCCTCGGCTCGCCGTCGAGGCCCCACCGCCAGCACGCGACCAGCCCGTCCGAGGTCCCCACGTACACGGCGCGGGCCTCGGGGCACGCGGCCACCGCGGTCACCGCGCCGTCGCCCTCCCGGAGCACCCTCTCGAGGACGTGCCTCGTCcggtcgcccccgccgccggcgatgacCGTCTCCCGGCGCCAGACCTTGACGGTTCCGTCGGCGGAGCCGGTGAGGACGAGGCCGCCGAACCCCGCCGCGGCGACCGTGTTGACGGCGTCGTCGTGCGCGGGCACGGACTCGAGGCAGCGCGAGTCCGCGACGCGCCACACCTTGAAGGTCCGGTCCCAGGACCCCGAGTAGAGGAGCCCCGCGGGCTCGTCGAGGCTGAGGCACGACACGGCGTCTGCGTGGCGGAGCCAGaccgcgcggcgccggcggccgcgcggcgacTGGAGGGCGACGTAGCTGGACGGGTTGACGGAGCTGACCAGGTAGTCCCCGAGCGGCGGGAGCGAGCCGACGCGGCGGTGCAcagcggggccggcggcgtcgtcggcgcGCCAGACTCGGACCTTGCCGTCCTGGTGGCCCGTGAACATGCGGCCGTCGGCGGCCACGACGATGGCCTTGACGAGGCCGCTCCCAGCGCGGAACCCGGCCAGCTCGCGGCGGCCCCGCCACACGCGCACGTTCTCCGAGTCGGTGCCGGTGTAGAGCacgtccccggccgccgccagcgaGTAGATCTTGCCGTGCTCCTTGACCAGCGACGCGATGagcccggtggcggcggcgtcgtcttgggcaccggcgccgccgaggcccgGGAGGAGGTGCGTGGTCGCCGCCCAGGGCGACTTGGGCGGGCTGCAGCGCGACGgcgaggacgcggcggaggccgggaaggaggagggggagctgctgttgtagccgtcgtcgtcggagaCGGTGGAGTCgttggaggaggagaaggaccgCGGGGAGGAGAGCGCGGAGCCCGGCGCCGGGtcggcgcggaggaggtggaTGAGCTTCTTGCTGTGGCCGCCCATGGCGCGACGATCGGAATGGCTCTTTAGTTTATGGGCTGCTGCGctcacggcgcggcggcggtggagcgggaGCGAATCGGGGTGGACGTGCGCGGGAAGGAATCCGAAGCCGAAAGGGAGAGGAGCGGAGAGGTGGCGGTTGCGGAGCGCCGGGCGT from Panicum virgatum strain AP13 chromosome 9K, P.virgatum_v5, whole genome shotgun sequence encodes:
- the LOC120650331 gene encoding protein JINGUBANG-like is translated as MGGHSKKLIHLLRADPAPGSALSSPRSFSSSNDSTVSDDDGYNSSSPSSFPASAASSPSRCSPPKSPWAATTHLLPGLGGAGAQDDAAATGLIASLVKEHGKIYSLAAAGDVLYTGTDSENVRVWRGRRELAGFRAGSGLVKAIVVAADGRMFTGHQDGKVRVWRADDAAGPAVHRRVGSLPPLGDYLVSSVNPSSYVALQSPRGRRRRAVWLRHADAVSCLSLDEPAGLLYSGSWDRTFKVWRVADSRCLESVPAHDDAVNTVAAAGFGGLVLTGSADGTVKVWRRETVIAGGGGDRTRHVLERVLREGDGAVTAVAACPEARAVYVGTSDGLVACWRWGLDGEPRLDGVLAGHRMAVMCLAVSGRVVASGSADRTLCVWRRDDDGDGGRCRHARLAVLAGHTGPVKCVAVAADDDEGCCYDGERRFVVYSGSLDGSVKVWRLSEDRPLADEPAAPPMPALLESEAWTTPRRAVALAPPPPAQAAWAPYQQAPPELKRVAAA